A DNA window from Rhizobium jaguaris contains the following coding sequences:
- the map gene encoding type I methionyl aminopeptidase, with product MIISNDDELTKLKEIGRICANAIQAMAAALEPGITTLELDNIGRKVLDDAGARSAPELVYKFPGATCISVNEEVAHGIPGPRVIQAGDLVNLDVSAEKDGFFSDTGSSFAVPPVKPKVERLCRDGKRALWVGLNQVRSGAPFSKIGHAVGAFAQKNRYTLIANLASHGIGRSLHEEPAEVSTWADPDETRIMQDGLVFTVEPFLSLGATWAEGGDDAWTLYADPRAATVQFEHTVVTTRNGPIILTLADN from the coding sequence ATGATCATCTCGAACGACGACGAACTGACCAAGCTGAAAGAGATCGGCCGCATCTGCGCCAACGCCATACAGGCGATGGCGGCGGCGCTGGAGCCGGGCATCACCACACTGGAACTCGACAATATCGGCCGCAAGGTGCTGGACGATGCCGGCGCCCGCTCGGCGCCGGAACTTGTTTATAAATTTCCCGGCGCCACCTGCATCAGCGTCAATGAGGAAGTGGCGCACGGCATTCCCGGTCCGCGGGTGATCCAGGCCGGCGATCTGGTCAATCTCGACGTTTCCGCGGAGAAGGACGGTTTCTTCTCCGATACAGGGTCTTCCTTCGCGGTGCCACCGGTCAAGCCGAAGGTCGAGCGTCTCTGCCGCGACGGCAAGAGGGCGCTCTGGGTTGGATTGAACCAGGTGCGCAGCGGTGCGCCCTTTTCGAAGATCGGTCATGCCGTCGGTGCCTTCGCTCAGAAGAACCGCTATACGCTGATCGCCAATCTCGCCAGCCACGGCATCGGCCGTTCACTGCATGAGGAGCCGGCGGAGGTGTCTACCTGGGCCGATCCCGATGAGACCCGCATCATGCAGGACGGCCTGGTTTTCACCGTCGAGCCGTTTTTGTCGCTCGGCGCCACTTGGGCGGAGGGCGGCGACGACGCCTGGACGCTTTATGCCGACCCACGTGCGGCCACGGTTCAGTTCGAACATACCGTCGTCACCACCCGCAATGGGCCGATAATCCTGACCCTAGCGGACAACTGA
- a CDS encoding LLM class flavin-dependent oxidoreductase, producing MELGLYTFADVDPNPALSKGAEAARRLKNLIEEIELADQVGLDVFGLGEHHRPDYAASAPAVALAAAAAKTKNIRLTSAVTVLSSDDPVRVFQQFSTLDLISNGRAEIMAGRGSFIESFPLFGYNLEDYDQLFEEKLDLLLAIRESEQVNWKGELRAPIHGRGVYPRPLQDPLPIWVAVGGTPQSVARAGALGLPMALAIIGGEPRRFAPLIDLYREAARRADQDQAKLKTSINVHGFVADTTEAAADQFYGPQAEVMNRIGRERGWGPTNRVHFDQSRGPHGALFVGDPDVVAEKIVAHHKLFKNDRFLLQMAIGTMPHEQIMRGIELYGTKVAPLVRKALTEQSGEAKATA from the coding sequence ATGGAACTTGGTCTCTATACCTTCGCTGACGTCGATCCCAATCCCGCTCTCAGCAAGGGTGCGGAGGCAGCGCGTCGCCTGAAAAATTTGATCGAGGAAATCGAGTTGGCCGATCAAGTCGGTCTCGATGTCTTCGGGCTCGGCGAGCATCATCGGCCGGATTATGCCGCATCGGCACCAGCCGTCGCCCTCGCGGCAGCTGCGGCAAAGACAAAGAATATCCGCTTGACCAGTGCCGTGACGGTACTGAGCTCGGACGATCCAGTGCGCGTGTTTCAGCAGTTCTCGACGCTCGACCTTATTTCCAACGGCCGTGCCGAGATCATGGCGGGACGAGGCTCGTTCATCGAGTCCTTCCCGCTCTTCGGCTACAATCTCGAAGATTACGACCAGCTATTCGAGGAAAAGCTCGACCTTCTGTTGGCGATCCGCGAGAGCGAGCAGGTGAATTGGAAGGGCGAACTCCGCGCGCCGATCCACGGGCGAGGGGTTTATCCACGCCCGCTCCAGGATCCATTGCCGATTTGGGTCGCAGTCGGCGGCACGCCGCAGTCGGTCGCGCGCGCCGGCGCTCTTGGTTTGCCGATGGCGCTCGCCATCATCGGCGGCGAGCCGCGCCGGTTTGCGCCGCTCATCGATCTCTACCGCGAGGCCGCCCGCCGCGCTGATCAAGATCAGGCCAAGCTGAAAACCAGCATCAATGTCCACGGCTTCGTCGCCGATACGACCGAGGCTGCCGCCGATCAGTTCTATGGCCCTCAGGCCGAGGTGATGAACCGCATCGGCCGCGAGCGCGGCTGGGGACCGACGAACCGGGTACATTTCGACCAATCGCGCGGACCTCACGGGGCACTTTTCGTCGGCGATCCCGACGTCGTGGCGGAGAAGATCGTCGCTCATCACAAGCTGTTCAAGAACGATCGCTTCCTGCTACAGATGGCGATCGGCACGATGCCGCACGAGCAGATCATGCGCGGCATCGAGCTTTACGGCACGAAAGTCGCGCCGCTTGTCAGAAAGGCATTGACTGAACAAAGCGGAGAGGCGAAAGCGACTGCTTGA
- a CDS encoding type II toxin-antitoxin system VapC family toxin — protein MYLLDTNVISELRKLSNGKADPVFARWFDTIAVDILYASVITLFEIENGILLLERRDPLQARILRDWSDKIKAALRGRILSIDEAVAMHCAATFVPNPRPWRDAFIGSTAAVHRFTLVTRNVRDFQGLDINLINPWTEGS, from the coding sequence ATGTATCTGTTGGACACGAATGTTATTTCCGAGCTCAGAAAGCTCAGCAATGGAAAAGCCGACCCGGTTTTTGCCCGGTGGTTCGATACCATCGCGGTGGATATTCTTTATGCGTCTGTCATCACGCTTTTTGAAATTGAAAACGGGATATTGCTGCTTGAGCGGCGAGATCCCTTGCAGGCTCGAATTCTGCGAGATTGGTCCGATAAGATAAAAGCCGCTCTGCGCGGGCGCATATTGTCAATCGACGAGGCCGTGGCCATGCATTGTGCGGCTACTTTCGTCCCCAATCCCAGGCCTTGGCGCGACGCATTTATCGGATCGACGGCCGCTGTTCACCGTTTTACGCTCGTCACCCGTAATGTCCGCGATTTTCAGGGACTGGATATCAATCTCATCAATCCGTGGACTGAGGGTTCTTAG
- a CDS encoding type II toxin-antitoxin system prevent-host-death family antitoxin, protein MTIMSSREFNQDTSGAKRAASEGPVFITDRGKPSHVLLSMDEYLKLAKKGPTVAEAFYSPGADEIDLEIPKLDGDFGFKPADFS, encoded by the coding sequence ATGACGATCATGAGCAGCCGAGAGTTCAATCAGGATACAAGCGGCGCCAAGCGTGCTGCTTCGGAAGGCCCGGTTTTTATCACGGATCGCGGCAAGCCCTCGCACGTCCTGCTCAGCATGGATGAGTATTTGAAATTGGCGAAGAAGGGACCGACAGTCGCTGAGGCTTTTTATTCTCCCGGGGCAGACGAGATCGATTTGGAAATACCAAAGCTGGACGGCGATTTCGGTTTCAAGCCGGCTGATTTCTCATAA
- a CDS encoding GNAT family N-acetyltransferase, whose amino-acid sequence MPQVTIAPVRQSDAGELIAANVASRAYHAPWAYPFVDRDGFDVWFGQTVTGSNVGLVARDTGSGGIVGVVNISQMVWGGFRSAFLGYHGMVAFAGQGFMTEALRLAIAHGFDDIGLHRLEANIQPANHASIALVQRLGFRKEGFSPKYLRIGGVWCDHERWALLTDDQRL is encoded by the coding sequence ATGCCGCAAGTCACTATTGCACCGGTCAGGCAATCGGACGCCGGCGAATTGATCGCGGCGAATGTTGCGAGCCGCGCTTACCATGCGCCATGGGCTTATCCATTCGTGGATCGGGATGGCTTCGATGTTTGGTTCGGCCAGACCGTGACGGGATCCAATGTCGGTCTGGTCGCGCGCGACACTGGTTCGGGCGGCATTGTCGGGGTGGTCAACATCAGCCAGATGGTGTGGGGCGGTTTCCGCAGCGCATTTCTCGGCTATCACGGCATGGTGGCCTTTGCCGGTCAGGGATTCATGACCGAGGCGTTGCGTCTGGCCATCGCCCATGGTTTCGACGACATCGGCCTGCATCGGCTTGAGGCCAATATCCAGCCCGCGAACCATGCTTCGATCGCTTTGGTGCAAAGGCTCGGTTTCCGCAAGGAAGGCTTCTCGCCCAAATATCTGAGAATTGGCGGCGTCTGGTGCGATCATGAACGCTGGGCGCTGCTGACGGATGATCAACGCCTTTGA